One genomic segment of Caldisericaceae bacterium includes these proteins:
- the dcd gene encoding dCTP deaminase, with protein MGLKSDRWIREQAKKGMIEPFEEQLVSKGVISYGVSSYGYDMRLSDEFKVFTNVFSEIIDPKNFTTKSFVDIKGDYVIIPPNSFALGRTLEYFRIPRNVLCVVLGKSTYARMGIIVNVTPLESGWEGFVTIEISNTTPLPVKVYAFEGIAQVLFFEGDEPCETSYAERKGKYQKQTGIWLPKLDK; from the coding sequence ATGGGACTAAAAAGTGATAGGTGGATTAGAGAACAAGCCAAAAAGGGCATGATTGAGCCATTTGAAGAGCAGCTTGTATCAAAGGGAGTAATTTCTTATGGAGTTTCCTCCTATGGATACGACATGAGGCTTTCAGATGAGTTTAAAGTGTTTACAAATGTTTTCTCTGAGATCATTGACCCTAAAAATTTTACTACTAAAAGTTTTGTTGATATAAAGGGGGATTATGTGATAATTCCTCCAAACTCATTTGCCCTTGGTAGAACTTTAGAGTATTTTAGAATTCCAAGAAATGTGCTTTGTGTAGTGCTTGGCAAAAGCACATATGCCCGAATGGGAATAATAGTTAATGTAACACCTTTGGAAAGTGGTTGGGAAGGTTTTGTGACAATTGAAATTTCAAACACAACTCCTCTTCCTGTAAAGGTTTATGCGTTCGAGGGTATTGCTCAAGTTTTATTTTTCGAAGGTGACGAACCTTGTGAGACTTCTTACGCAGAAAGGAAAGGGAAATATCAAAAGCAAACAGGTATTTGGTTGCCAAAATTAGATAAATAA
- a CDS encoding DegV family protein, which produces MVKIVTDTTAYFNDEELKKYDIKVVPLYVKSEKGQWKERVEISDDEFYERLKQGEKFETSQPSPQDFVEAYKPIIDEGHEIVSIHISSKLSGTVNSANIAKTLLGTDKITVVDSKSSSANLLRKVIFAYKLAESGFSREEIAEEVEKSYSRIFGFFLPMDIDYLVRGGRISHFQGKVSNVLKLYFIVHLNEGRIDFYKFGRTRKGASNELINIAKGVKEKLKDVEYVDVVYGGNIDEAMQFKQNVEESLESNANMHRIGPVLGAHLGPEFLGIGLVGKNLGG; this is translated from the coding sequence TTGGTTAAAATTGTAACAGATACAACAGCGTATTTTAATGATGAGGAACTTAAGAAATACGATATTAAGGTTGTTCCTCTTTATGTAAAATCTGAAAAAGGTCAGTGGAAAGAAAGAGTAGAAATTTCAGATGATGAGTTTTATGAAAGGCTCAAACAGGGTGAAAAGTTTGAAACATCGCAACCATCTCCACAGGATTTTGTAGAAGCGTATAAACCTATTATAGATGAAGGGCACGAAATCGTTTCGATACACATTTCTTCAAAACTCTCTGGGACGGTAAACTCTGCTAACATAGCCAAAACACTTTTAGGGACAGATAAAATAACTGTAGTAGATTCTAAATCTTCTTCGGCTAATTTGTTAAGGAAAGTAATTTTTGCCTATAAACTTGCTGAAAGTGGTTTCTCAAGGGAGGAAATTGCAGAAGAAGTTGAAAAATCTTATTCAAGGATTTTTGGCTTCTTCCTTCCTATGGATATAGACTACCTTGTTAGGGGTGGTAGGATAAGCCATTTTCAGGGGAAAGTTTCCAATGTGTTAAAATTGTATTTTATTGTGCATCTAAATGAGGGAAGAATTGATTTTTACAAATTTGGAAGAACAAGAAAAGGTGCTTCAAATGAACTTATAAATATTGCAAAAGGCGTAAAAGAAAAACTAAAAGATGTTGAATACGTTGATGTCGTATACGGTGGAAACATTGATGAAGCGATGCAATTTAAACAGAATGTAGAGGAGTCTTTGGAAAGCAATGCAAATATGCATAGAATTGGCCCAGTGCTTGGTGCGCACCTTGGGCCCGAATTTTTAGGAATAGGGTTAGTGGGAAAAAATTTAGGAGGGTAA
- the infB gene encoding translation initiation factor IF-2, giving the protein MKKENKQGKRVYELAKTLGLKSQDLIAIMEELGISVKSTLSTVDNETYKLVSDYIDELKSKAKEKKEELESIPHNITLEEFGKHYGIPAEEIREKIMKFGLPYKPDYKYRREEVHYLAHELGLKVPHFIDEDFKKKLVKRPPVVTVMGHVDHGKTTLLDTIRKTNIAAKEKGQITQAIGASTVKIGDNEIIFIDTPGHEAFTEMRLRGSLVTDIVILVVAADEGVKEQTIESLNHAKAAKVPIIVAINKIDKPGADPEMVKHQLADRGLLPEEWGGQTVYVQVSAKTGKGINDLLEIIKLQAELLDLKTIVETVASGTVIESRIDKNVGPLATVIVQTGVLKVGTYLRAGNTVGKIRFLRNTLGKNINLAQSVSAVEIAGLENVPEAGEIFFELTSSEEAKLEKEKIEEEKKKAREQGRTPKTLEELLKEMEEMEEKKLFIILKADTQGSLEAVKRAISEIKSDIPIEIVHEGIGGILKSDVLLASASKGFILGFNVRPVQEAINEAKSRGIEIRTYDIIFELTDEIEKLLKGIKPKETKEVVIGRVVVKQTFKVPNVGTVAGCLVTDGKVLRGSKVKIIRNNTVIYTTEVSSLKRFKEDVREVVKGYECGIGLKNFNDIKVGDEFEVVETQEA; this is encoded by the coding sequence ATGAAGAAAGAAAATAAGCAAGGAAAAAGAGTATACGAATTGGCGAAAACTTTGGGATTAAAATCACAAGATTTGATTGCCATAATGGAGGAGCTTGGGATATCTGTAAAAAGCACTCTCTCAACGGTAGATAACGAAACATACAAACTCGTTTCTGATTACATAGATGAACTTAAATCAAAAGCAAAAGAAAAAAAAGAAGAGTTAGAAAGTATTCCACATAACATCACATTAGAAGAATTTGGAAAGCACTATGGAATACCGGCAGAAGAGATAAGAGAAAAGATAATGAAATTTGGTTTGCCGTATAAACCAGATTATAAGTATAGAAGAGAAGAAGTTCACTATCTAGCGCACGAACTTGGTTTAAAAGTTCCTCATTTCATAGATGAAGACTTTAAAAAGAAACTTGTTAAAAGACCACCAGTTGTAACAGTGATGGGGCATGTAGACCATGGAAAAACAACTCTTCTTGACACAATAAGAAAAACAAACATAGCAGCAAAAGAAAAAGGACAAATAACTCAGGCAATAGGAGCTTCAACCGTTAAGATTGGCGATAATGAGATTATTTTTATTGATACACCCGGGCACGAAGCTTTTACGGAGATGAGGCTTAGAGGATCGCTAGTAACAGATATAGTCATTCTCGTTGTTGCAGCCGATGAGGGAGTAAAAGAGCAAACAATAGAATCTTTAAACCATGCAAAAGCAGCAAAAGTCCCGATCATTGTTGCAATAAATAAAATAGACAAGCCTGGCGCTGATCCAGAAATGGTTAAACATCAATTAGCCGATAGAGGTTTATTACCCGAAGAGTGGGGAGGACAAACTGTTTACGTCCAAGTTTCTGCAAAAACAGGAAAAGGTATAAACGACCTTCTTGAAATAATTAAATTACAGGCAGAACTCCTTGATCTTAAAACAATTGTTGAAACTGTTGCATCTGGAACAGTCATTGAATCAAGAATCGATAAAAACGTTGGTCCCCTTGCAACAGTAATAGTCCAAACTGGAGTTTTAAAAGTTGGGACATACTTAAGAGCAGGTAATACCGTTGGTAAAATTAGGTTCTTAAGAAACACATTAGGAAAAAATATCAATCTTGCTCAATCAGTAAGTGCAGTTGAAATTGCAGGACTTGAAAACGTTCCCGAGGCTGGTGAAATTTTCTTTGAGTTAACAAGTTCAGAAGAAGCAAAATTAGAAAAAGAAAAAATCGAAGAAGAGAAGAAAAAAGCACGTGAACAAGGTAGAACACCAAAGACTCTTGAAGAATTACTTAAAGAAATGGAAGAGATGGAAGAGAAAAAACTGTTTATCATCCTTAAAGCAGACACACAAGGTTCACTTGAAGCAGTAAAAAGAGCAATAAGTGAAATTAAATCTGATATTCCAATAGAAATTGTCCACGAAGGAATTGGTGGTATTCTTAAAAGTGATGTATTACTTGCTTCAGCTTCAAAAGGCTTTATTCTTGGTTTTAACGTCCGACCAGTGCAGGAAGCGATCAATGAAGCAAAGTCAAGAGGTATTGAAATCCGCACTTACGATATCATCTTTGAACTTACCGATGAAATTGAAAAATTACTAAAAGGTATAAAACCAAAAGAAACTAAAGAAGTAGTAATTGGAAGAGTGGTTGTAAAACAAACATTTAAAGTGCCTAATGTAGGGACTGTTGCAGGGTGTCTTGTTACCGATGGTAAAGTTTTAAGAGGTTCGAAGGTAAAAATCATAAGGAATAATACTGTAATATACACAACTGAGGTCTCTTCTCTAAAAAGGTTTAAAGAAGATGTAAGAGAAGTTGTCAAAGGATACGAATGCGGTATTGGGCTTAAAAACTTTAACGATATTAAAGTTGGCGACGAATTTGAAGTGGTAGAAACACAGGAAGCATAA
- a CDS encoding arsenate reductase ArsC, with translation MKKKVLFICTHNSARSQMAEGLLRALYGDYYEAYSAGTQATRVNPYAIKVMTEIGIDISKQRSKSIEEFRGKEFDYVVTVCDHAKETCPFFPGANFYLHKGFKDPSEATGDEESILREFRRVREEIKAWIEETFGSSFDSLKDDENLLNPF, from the coding sequence ATGAAGAAAAAAGTGCTTTTTATTTGTACACACAATTCTGCTCGTTCACAGATGGCAGAGGGTCTACTTAGGGCATTGTATGGTGATTACTACGAAGCGTATAGCGCTGGAACCCAGGCAACAAGGGTAAATCCATATGCTATTAAAGTTATGACTGAAATAGGAATTGACATTTCAAAACAACGCTCAAAAAGTATTGAGGAATTTCGTGGAAAGGAGTTTGATTATGTAGTTACCGTCTGTGACCATGCAAAAGAGACTTGCCCATTTTTTCCTGGAGCAAATTTTTACCTTCACAAAGGCTTTAAAGACCCATCTGAAGCAACAGGTGATGAAGAAAGTATACTAAGAGAGTTTAGAAGAGTAAGGGAAGAGATTAAGGCATGGATTGAGGAAACATTTGGCTCATCTTTTGATAGTTTGAAGGATGACGAAAATCTATTAAATCCTTTTTAA
- the nusA gene encoding transcription termination factor NusA, giving the protein MIDIETLRNIEKEEGIPKEKIIEIIINSMKEAYKKQFGEENAVVKINLAKGEIKLYAEKIVVERVINPVLEISLKEASKFETEAKLGDKILIEIPLKSLNSSAIMAARQVFMQGVAEKRKEHLAAIFSEKLGQIVKGRVARFKGKGSIGISLDVGTQTIEGTLPFEEQIPNERLLKGKEYEFYVKEVKLGERNPVIILSRTDPNFLGKLFEREIPEIAQKIIEIKGIVRSPGERAKVIVLSKDLHVDPVGACIGPKGVRINSISKVVNYEKIDIIRYNPNAEILIANALSPAEVKKVEIIPNTKEANVYVDKKEAPVAMGKEGINVSLASSLTGYNIHLIEVEEGENNEERK; this is encoded by the coding sequence GTGATAGATATAGAAACTTTAAGAAATATAGAAAAAGAAGAAGGAATCCCCAAAGAAAAAATCATAGAAATTATCATTAATTCAATGAAAGAAGCTTACAAAAAACAGTTTGGGGAAGAAAATGCTGTTGTGAAAATTAACCTCGCAAAGGGTGAAATAAAACTATATGCTGAAAAAATCGTTGTAGAACGTGTAATAAACCCTGTTCTTGAAATTTCATTAAAAGAAGCAAGTAAATTTGAAACTGAGGCAAAATTAGGCGATAAAATCCTTATTGAGATACCTTTAAAATCTCTCAATTCTTCTGCTATAATGGCTGCTCGCCAAGTATTCATGCAAGGAGTTGCCGAAAAAAGAAAAGAACACCTTGCAGCGATCTTCTCAGAAAAACTTGGACAGATAGTAAAAGGAAGAGTTGCACGTTTTAAAGGCAAAGGTAGTATTGGCATAAGCCTCGATGTTGGCACCCAAACAATAGAAGGCACTTTACCTTTTGAAGAGCAAATTCCAAACGAAAGGCTTTTAAAAGGAAAAGAATACGAATTCTACGTTAAAGAAGTGAAATTGGGCGAACGCAATCCAGTTATTATACTTTCTCGGACAGACCCCAACTTTCTTGGAAAATTGTTTGAAAGAGAGATCCCCGAAATTGCACAAAAAATAATTGAAATTAAAGGCATAGTAAGATCTCCTGGTGAAAGGGCAAAAGTTATAGTGCTAAGTAAAGACCTACATGTTGACCCAGTTGGAGCGTGTATAGGCCCAAAAGGTGTGAGAATAAACAGTATCTCAAAAGTTGTTAATTACGAAAAAATTGATATTATCCGCTACAACCCAAACGCCGAAATTCTAATTGCAAATGCCCTAAGCCCAGCAGAAGTTAAAAAGGTTGAGATTATTCCAAATACCAAAGAGGCAAACGTATATGTCGATAAGAAGGAAGCACCAGTAGCCATGGGTAAGGAGGGTATAAATGTATCTCTTGCATCATCACTTACAGGATACAATATACACCTCATAGAAGTAGAAGAAGGTGAGAATAATGAAGAAAGAAAATAA